A single genomic interval of Armigeres subalbatus isolate Guangzhou_Male chromosome 1, GZ_Asu_2, whole genome shotgun sequence harbors:
- the LOC134207424 gene encoding uncharacterized protein LOC134207424, protein MRPSTSGERAFPKYYFGQQCSYREYPDQFRRKHGDPATEIRKFKVPTNNGESYNQLFSLPELEHALRKGKGKSAGPDGLGYAMYKNLPLIGKIALLDSINQEWTNGTFPTEWKSTLVVPVPKNNGPSNEASGYRPIALANVGSKIMERMVNRRLIDLLESAGKLDNRQHAFRAGRGTSTYLAALAEILNSNKGKHAEVISLDLSKAYNRTWTPGILKRLALWGISGNLLLFVKNYLLDRSFRVQLGATSSKAVKEETGVPQGSVIAVTLFLVAMEGVFADLPKEIFIVVYADDIVLIAVGKRLKALRRKAQAAVKKVALWAQNSGYRIAADKCARIHICESLHRLPSEAITTGGNTIPVKNSAKLIGVTIDRRLTFKQHFQATRNACRSRLNMMKLISRKRTRSDRATRIRVADAVITSRLVYGIEMTSCNLPELIKNLAPVFNRSIPYISGLLPSTPADAACAEAGVLPFRYKATSALCTRTVGYLEKTRTTDDSCSILARANDALLKQCQQRLPKIAGLHRLGARPWSEARPKIDLSLKAQLRKGPNRAQAQALFNQRIEDKYSSYTIRYTDGSKAEGKVGIGIETGDCTSASYRLPNICSVFSAEAAAIFKAAILPSQGPTVIITDSASALAALAAESNRHPYIQAIQMALNENISLMWVPGHSGIAGNENADLLANIGRSSQLLNNVVPAADAKLWIKQQIAAAWATEWHKVKSFCRMLKSTTLPGEDQHNRREQVVLSRLRTGHTNITHVLGSDNYHRQCEICQCRMTIQHLFNTCPVFEEARNNNNIQNAYTALRNNTVDESLAIGFGASVNLVSESQATSSIALHSNLNLACFST, encoded by the exons ATGAGGCCCTCCACATCAGGCGAACGGGCATTTCCTAAAT actattTCGGCCAGCAGTGCTCCTACCGGGAGTACCCGGACCAATTCCGAAGAAAACACGGCGACCCAGCAACGGAAATCCGGAAATTCAAGGTACCGACGAACAACGGAGAGTCATACAACCAGCTCTTCTCGTTGCCTGAGCTGGAGCATGCTCTAAGGAAGGGAAAAGGCAAATCGGCGGGCCCCGATGGACTCGGGTACGCCATGTACAAAAACCTTCCCCTAATCGGAAAAATCGCCCTCCTGGACTCCATCAACCAAGAGTGGACTAATGGCACTTTCCCCACCGAGTGGAAATCAACCCTCGTAGTCCCGGTCCCGAAGAATAACGGCCCATCGAACGAAGCGTCAGGATATCGGCCCATTGCTCTGGCGAATGTTGGATCGAAGATAATGGAGCGCATGGTGAATAGACGGCTGATCGACCTCCTGGAAAGCGCCGGGAAACTCGACAACCGACAGCATGCCTTCAGGGCGGGGCGAGGCACCAGTACCTACCTTGCGGCCCTAGCGGAGATCCTGAACAGCAACAAGGGTAAGCATGCTGAAGTAATTTCCCTCGACCTATCAAAGGCGTACAACAGGACGTGGACCCCCGGTATACTCAAGAGGCTGGCTCTTTGGGGGATCTCCGGCAATCTTCTCCTCTTCGTGAAAAACTATCTGCTAGACCGCTCATTCCGGGTTCAACTCGGAGCAACATCGTCGAAGGCAGTAAAGGAAGAAACCGGGGTCCCCCAAGGATCTGTCATCGCGGTCACCCTGTTTTTGGTGGCCATGGAGGGCGTATTTGCAGATCTCCCGAAAGAAATCTTCATCGTCGTGTACGCGGATGATATCGTGCTAATAGCTGTTGGCAAACGGCTAAAGGCACTCAGGCGTAAGGCGCAAGCGGCGGTCAAAAAGGTCGCACTGTGGGCCCAGAACTCCGGCTACCGAATAGCGGCGGATAAATGCGCTAGAATCCACATCTGCGAATCGCTTCATCGGCTCCCAAGCGAAGCCATCACAACCGGCGGTAACACCATCCCAGTCAAGAACAGCGCGAAGCTAATCGGTGTCACCATTGACCGCCGACTAACTTTCAAGCAGCACTTTCAAGCCACCCGGAACGCCTGTAGATCCAGGCTCAACATGATGAAGCTTATCTCCAGGAAGCGAACGAGAAGCGATCGGGCAACCAGGATTAGAGTAGCAGATGCGGTCATAACCAGTAGGCTCGTATACGGCATCGAGATGACGTCGTGTAACCTGCCGGAGCTGATCAAAAACCTTGCCCCGGTATTCAACCGGTCTATCCCGTACATCTCCGGGTTGTTACCTTCCACGCCGGCGGACGCGGCATGCGCCGAGGCTGGTGTACTGCCATTCCGGTACAAGGCCACGTCAGCACTGTGTACCAGAACCGTCGGATACCTGGAAAAAACGAGAACAACCGATGATTCCTGCAGTATTCTAGCCCGGGCGAACGATGCACTCCTGAAACAGTGCCAACAGCGCCTCCCAAAAATCGCCGGACTGCACCGCCTAGGGGCAAGGCCATGGAGCGAAGCAAGACCAAAGATCGATCTCTCCCTAAAAGCGCAGCTGAGGAAAGGACCCAACCGCGCCCAAGCCCAAGCCCTCTTCAATCAACGAATAGAAGACAAATATTCATCGTACACCATCCGGTACACTGACGGCTCGAAGGCAGAAGGGAAAGTGGGCATTGGCATCGAAACCGGTGACTGTACTTCGGCATCGTACCGATTACCAAACATCTGTTCGGTATTTTCCGCAGAAGCTGCCGCGATTTTCAAGGCAGCCATCCTCCCTAGCCAAGGTCCTACGGTCATAATCACCGATTCCGCAAGTGCTCTCGCGGCACTGGCCGCTGAATCAAACCGGCACCCGTACATCCAAGCGATCCAGATGGCACTAAACGAAAACATCAGCCTGATGTGGGTCCCCGGACACTCCGGGATAGCCGGAAACGAGAATGCGGATCTTCTAGCCAACATCGGTCGGAGCAGCCAACTGCTGAACAACGTCGTCCCCGCAGCAGACGCAAAGCTGTGGATTAAGCAGCAGATCGCAGCAGCATGGGCCACGGAGTGGCATAAAGTGAAATCGTTCTGCCGGATGCTTAAGAGCACCACCCTCCCTGGTGAAGACCAACACAACCGACGAGAGCAGGTGGTATTGTCTAGGCTCCGCACAGGACATACGAACATCACCCACGTCCTGGGGTCTGACAATTACCATCGGCAATGCGAAATCTGCCAATGCAGAATGACAATCCAGCACCTGTTCAACACCTGCCCAGTATTTGAAGAAGCTCGCAATAACAACAACATCCAAAACGCATACACGGCTTTGCGCAACAACACGGTTGACGAGag
- the LOC134207425 gene encoding uncharacterized protein LOC134207425, translating to MNCEIRYTDGSVSSRGVGFGVHGPNLTMSESLPRPCNIFSAEAVAVFIAATYPADKPIVVLTDSASVVSALQSETPKHPWIQGTLAGMIPGTTFAWIPGHCGIRGNTEADALASIGHEGPQYTRSVPLADVKKWTKSVVGQDWARIWNDNTGLFLRKIKGNTISWKDPATQKEQQVISRLRTGHTRVSHNFGGGGPFRSRCDLCDTENSVEHFICRCPKYDYPRSLYGIPGSIRDALADDEAAMAAIFCFLKDAQLFYEV from the coding sequence ATGAACTGTGAGATCCGCTACACCGACGGTTCCGTATCTAGCCGAGGAGTCGGCTTCGGAGTCCATGGACCCAACCTAACCATGTCGGAAAGTCTGCCACGGCCATGCAACATTTTTTCCGCTGAAGCTGTCGCCGTCTTCATTGCGGCTACTTACCCAGCGGACAAACCGATTGTGGTCCTTACGGACTCTGCGAGCGTGGTTTCTGCCCTTCAAAGCGAAACCCCCAAGCATCCCTGGATCCAGGGAACACTAGCTGGAATGATTCCCGGCACCACCTTTGCCTGGATCCCCGGACATTGTGGCATTAGGGGGAATACTGAGGCCGACGCCCTGGCGAGCATCGGTCACGAAGGTCCACAATATACCCGTTCCGTCCCACTGGCCGACGTCAAGAAATGGACCAAGAGCGTCGTCGGCCAGGACTGGGCTCGAATATGGAACGACAACACGGGGCTCTTTCTCAGAAAAATCAAGGGAAACACCATCTCCTGGAAAGACCCAGCCACCCAGAAAGAGCAGCAGGTTATCTCGAGGCTCCGGACCGGTCACACAAGGGTCTCCCACAATTTTGGAGGTGGGGGCCCTTTCCGGTCCCGTTGTGATCTCTGCGACACCGAAAATAGCGTGGAGCACTTCATCTGTCGGTGTCCCAAATATGACTACCCCCGAAGTCTATACGGCATACCGGGGAGTATCAGGGACGCACTGGCGGATGATGAAGCTGCCATGGCGGCCATCTTCTGCTTCCTGAAGGACGCCCAACTTTTTTACGAAGTTTAG